Within the Channa argus isolate prfri chromosome 12, Channa argus male v1.0, whole genome shotgun sequence genome, the region ACAACCAAAACACAGCATCTGCACATTGGCTATGTAGTTGCAGTACTCTGGTTGGTATTCTgtcttctgacttttttttttttttttccctttggctTATTTTACCAAACACAatcatttttgtgttatttactgcattattttttaatctccATTTTTGACAAGCAGCATGtgatgtttaaacattttgattaatctCAAACAATTAACATTACAAAGAAGTCTTTGCGGTAGGGAAGTCTGTTGTATTGCACTTACTTTGACTATACtagtaacacaaacaaaaaatctacACAGACAGGAATACAAGTTCATAAGGTACCATATTTAGTCAAATATATTTCCTATAAACCCAAAAacatatggttcaaattcagtTCTACAATACTACAAAAAATATACTTAAGTTAAACTACAACTAAATTAGTATTAAACCAGGAAACTCTGATGTAGTTGAAAGGTAAAGTTCTTTAGAAAGCCTGTTCCTCTCAGTGCTTCTTGATGAGGGGGAGTCCCTTTTCTCTGGGGGGGGAGCTGAACTGGAAGAAGGTCTTTGCTCTGTCAGTCTCCAGGCAGGAGAAGAATTGACTGTCCCCATCATGGCCCATGGAGAGAAACTGTGGGCTTCTTTGGGGCGTTGCCTGCCGAGCCACCCCTGGTTGGCACAGGAGAGTGATTGATGTTCCTCATTGTTAAACAGAGTAAAATTCCCTTACACAGACAATTGCCTCATTACTcctactgttttttttgttttttttttgattaccACTTCTTAACAGAACACCTACTGTCATGTCTTCCTTTGTGCCAATAAACATTCTTCTCTGTGCTTCCTTCCTTTTCTCATTAATCAGTGTGGACACAACATGACATGACaactgatatttgttttttaaagcccAACATTCTCAGGCAGAGAGAAAACCCTTTTGCCTCATTCACCTGTACTGAAttctattaatttttttatcccATTAGTTCAGGGTCagcacagcggatcattagtctGTTGATTgctatgttgatttggcacagtttctttctttttttttttaaatatatcaactctggatgcccttcctgatagAACCCGACCAGGCTTGCGTCTGGTCTTTTTTCTGCAAAAAGCAATGTCTtgtgtttgaaacatttttgtcctgtttttttagTACTGGTTTCCGTTGTTTATAAAGATGGAATTTTAAACATTCTAAAAGTTtataatgaagactcaattggTAACTTGATTATTCATAAACTCCCGCAAATCTGAATCCACCTAAAGCATAGATCAGTTGGTGGAGCAGTCATCCCAGAACCACAAGATTAGTTTAGCTAGTTAGGTTAGTTTGACTTTTGGGGCTCctggccacatgttgaagtgtccctgggcaagacactgaagcccaaatTTGTTCCTTGTGTCTACTACTTATATGTAAGTTGCTTGAAATAAGAGCATTTGTTAAATTACTAATTGTAAATTTGCTCTCATGgtgaaatattaatttctctTCTGTGCAGTGATCATCTGTATTTTCAAGAGTGTCTGTCTGCTTGTATAGACATTAGTCTATGACATTAGCCAATTTGTTGCTCTCACCAGTATTATAGTCATGATGTCCTGGTTGTGGCAGTGTGTCTCTTTCCCCGACACCCACCACCATGTTACGGAGCCTCAGAGAGTCATACAGTCCCTTTAGTTTATGGTACTGTCTGTTCCTCTCCATCAGTCTTTCAGACACTTCACTGTATTTCCTTTTATACTCCTCCATCACCTTAAGGAATAAGGAAAGTATGGTTTGGGTAAAttgatttcaataaaaaaataaaggatttaAGTGAACTGAAATTAAGTAATATCTTTGACATTatcaaaacaaattaatgtgtttttaatagattaTTATTACGAAACGAAGACATATATGAAAAAGTTGTATTATTcatatttctacttttttcatCAGCTAAGTTCTAAGAGTAAAAGATAATGACCATACACATGCAGTACTCTAGTCTGTCACCTCTGTCCAGTGCACATTTATCTCAGGTAcacaacatgtacagtatggcaACAGTACTTCTTAGCAGGTTATACACTGTTTTGAAGCTGTTTACCTAAAGAATATACTTCTCACACTTTATGACAGTCTTATAATTTGCATGAGTATTAGGATCGTGCTCTAGATATGTGGTTTACTTTTTTCAAGGAGGTGATTTCTCCCCTCATTGCAGTGAGCTCCAGTTCTCTGCTATGGTTCTGCTGAGTCAGCACCTTCTCCATCTGCTTCAGCTGTGACTCAGCCCGTGTCAAACTGTACTCTTGGTACATACGCTCCTGATGGACCTGTACATCAGAGACTGACAAGTTACGttatgtttaataataaaaaataaggcaAGTAAACTGACACGCAATCTAAGGTTTCtgttatgttattatttgtgtttgtcatgtaTATTCATAGCTATAGTTCACATACATAAAGGCAGGAAGACATTTAACCTGATAGCTCCAGAAGGCCAAAGCACGGGCACTGATGTCTAGTACTATGTCTGGTCGCAAACCTGCCAGCACCATGGCTTTGTACTCCTCAGATGGCGATAGCTCTGTCCTCACAATGTCCAACTTCCCAGACAGTGCAGAAGAGCAGGCCGGGCAGATGGCAGGAGAGCGACTAAACTCACCAGACCCATGCTGGTCACAGAAAACATGTGAGCAGGCTGTGACCCATGCGAAGCCGCTCAACTTGGTCCGACACTTGGCAAAGTTACAGATTAGTGTGTCGTCACAAACAGACATGGCCATGACTGAAAAAAGTACAGTAACCATCAATCATTGAATGAATTCTCTGTATAGCCTTTAACAAAAGTTATTGTTAGTGTGATTGAGGTAAGAAGTTATAATACTGCTGACATTTAGACATTATATGGCAAAACTGTGACTGAAATTTTTCCCAAAAGCGAGTAGAGTAGATTGAGTAGActtgactctaaattgccattaggtgtgaatgtgaggatgaattgctgtctgtctgtgtatgtctctgtgttggccctgagatagactgaagacatgtccagggtgtatcTCGTAGCATAATTTAAACTGTCCATTTTAACGTTTAATGTATAaccacatttcaaaaaaagttgggaaaatgtgtaaaacgtaaatcaaaacagaatgcaatgatttgaaaatctcatcaacccatatttcattcacaatatGTCATAAACAGCATGTCAGATGctgaaactaagacattttaccatttcatggaaaatattagctcatcttgaatttgatagcagcaacacTTCTCAAATACGTTGGATCAGGGTGATTTTTACCATTGTGCAGCATCCCCTCTGCTTTTAACAACTcgctgtaaatgtctgggaagtgaagagaccatttgctggagtttaggagatgaatgttgtcccattcttgtctgattcAGGATTCAATCTCCTGAACagtttatgatgtgccaaatgttttctttggtgaaaggtctggactgcaggcaggtcatttcagcacccggactcctCACCTGCAAAGCCATGGTGTTTGTGatagatgcagtatgtggtctagcattgtcttgctgaaatatgcaaggcctttcCTGAAACAGACGTTGGTTAGATGGGTTGGTtaggagcatatgttgctctaaaacctatatttacatttcagcattgatggtgtgtAAGCTGCCCCTGCCATAGGCACCAATGCAACCCCATACCaccagagatgcaggcttttgaactgttcactgataacaagctggatggtccctctcctatTTATTCCGCAGGACacagcatccatggtttccaaaaagaatttcaaaatttgattaatttgaccacagaacagttttgcattttgcctcagaccattttaaataagctttggcCTGGAGAACACAgcggcatttctggatcatgttcacatatggcttcttctttgcatgatgcaACTTTAACTTCCATTTGTGGGTTGCACAAAGATCACATGTATCCAGTTTTGACcgtcagccttgtcccttgtgcacagagattcctcctgattctctgagcCTTTtgttgatattatatactgtagacggtgggatcttcaaagtcttcacaatctAACATTGAGAAACCTTTTTCtcaaattgttccacaattttatCAAATTGGtgaagctctgcctctctgaaatgctcctctTATATGCAGTCATGTTACTgtcctgttgccagttaacccttattaactttgttttttttaatttgcagtaattaccttttcttttgtgagatgtgttgctgccatcaaattcaaaatgagctaatatttgccatgaaatggtaaaaatatcTATTGTAGGTTGCATTGAtcaaaatatgggttgatgagatttgcaaatcattgcattctgtttttatttaccttttaaacattgtcccaactttttttgaattatatttaacataagaagaagaaaaatagatACACCTAATATTGT harbors:
- the LOC137137373 gene encoding E3 ubiquitin-protein ligase CCNB1IP1 — its product is MVTVLFSVMAMSVCDDTLICNFAKCRTKLSGFAWVTACSHVFCDQHGSGEFSRSPAICPACSSALSGKLDIVRTELSPSEEYKAMVLAGLRPDIVLDISARALAFWSYQVHQERMYQEYSLTRAESQLKQMEKVLTQQNHSRELELTAMRGEITSLKKVMEEYKRKYSEVSERLMERNRQYHKLKGLYDSLRLRNMVVGVGERDTLPQPGHHDYNTGVARQATPQRSPQFLSMGHDGDSQFFSCLETDRAKTFFQFSSPPREKGLPLIKKH